One stretch of Mangifera indica cultivar Alphonso chromosome 9, CATAS_Mindica_2.1, whole genome shotgun sequence DNA includes these proteins:
- the LOC123226279 gene encoding uncharacterized protein LOC123226279, translated as MAFGIKEMGTIVAVLGFKAFMFGIVAERKKPASGTPTVLGEVVTCKYPSDPTVYIGFLSIISLTAAVVIGFYAVFHSYKGKSVPLNALFRNTKFSVFFSITVSLSLFAELMLLWTTISELKHLTNNVHRNLDTTCPTAKTGLFGGGALLALDASLFWLLCLMIAENVREDYFDEEENDKGEYRQALTTDYAARGQANVA; from the exons ATGGCTTTTGGAATCAAAGAAATGGGTACTATAGTGGCAGTACTTGGTTTCAAAGCTTTCATGTTTGGAATTGTTGCAGAACGCAAAAAG CCTGCATCTGGAACTCCAACGGTTTTGGGAGAAGTTGTTACCTGCAAGTACCCATCAGATCCAACAGTCTATATTGGCTTCTTATCCATAATATCACTGACGGCAGCAGTGGTGATCGGTTTCTATGCCGTATTTCATTCTTACAAAGGCAAATCTGTTCCTCTTAATGCTCTCTTCAGGAACACTAAATTCTCAGTGTTTTTCAGCATAACTGT GTCGTTGTCCTTATTTGCTGAATTGATGCTGTTGTGGACAACAATTAGTGAGCTCAAACACTTGACTAACAACGTCCATCGCAACTTGGACACAACATGCCCCACAGCCAAGACCGGTCTTTTTGGTGGCGGCGCCCTCCTGGCTCTTGACGCTTCCCTCTTCTGGTTGTTATGCCTAATGATAGCTGAAAATGTGAGGGAAGACTACTTTGATGAAGAAGAGAACGATAAAGGTGAATATCGTCAGGCTCTCACCACAGATTATGCTGCAAGGGGCCAAGCTAATGTTGCTTAA
- the LOC123226281 gene encoding uncharacterized protein LOC123226281, protein MEINVEEHGIAIDEAKKRVECKYCAKVVSGFHRLKCHLGGLRGDVLPCEQVPSHIKESFRAKLLQTRRKNLVKQVDHLFHPDLPLKRNWTYPNTNDEEQQVDQEEQNSKSRRGSKSNSNDLPKRKIAKVNETKDQAVKEHQKGNLNTSNSKLKEEVRQMKKYVKKVKDSCGKTGCSILLDEWIDETGRDLVNFLVDCPEGTIYVRSCDLSPFVGEIAALRELLEEVIEEIGVQNVVQIIASSTATRMWPAIRQIVSCHRNIYWALDASRYIGVILGRIGMMNPFREIFSNAKTLTQFIHGEDQNLLKLFKFHSHGHDLIKPHRIKSVMAYLTLGNIISQKQNLQEMVASSNWGNSLWASTIHGKMIVNQIINNLSFWKGAKVLLAATAPLIRAVCPINGKSFLTVGYIYQSLMQAKEETKVQMGNKASCYMPFWSIIDETWDIYLHRPLYSAGYYLNPCIFYTKNFYSDCEVELGLENCIKSMVEETENRALISTQLQEYEQARGGFKDGSSAEAIKDISPVEWWAKYGEKCPELRKFAIRVLSQTCDGAARFGLTRSLAEKLLTGGRNSSDQGRLKDITFVNYNLQLQNYSKVVGGNATAGNSVAEEIKYY, encoded by the exons ATGGAGATCAATGTTGAAGAGCATGGAATCGCCATTGATGAGGCAAAGAAGAGGGTGGAATGCAAGTATTGCGCCAAAGTGGTAAGCGGCTTCCATCGTCTCAAGTGTCATTTGGGTGGTTTACGTGGTGATGTTTTGCCTTGTGAGCAAGTCCCCTCCCACATCAAGGAAAGCTTCAGAGCCAAGTTACTTCAAACCAGAAGGAAAAATCTTGTCAAACAAGTTGATCATCTTTTTCACCCAGATCTTCCTTTAAAGAGGAATTGGACTTACCCCAACACTAATGATGAAGAACAACAAGTGGATCAAGAAGAGCAAAATTCAAAGTCTAGGAGAGGATCAAAATCCAATTCTAATGACCTTCCCAAAAGAAAAATAGCCAAAGTTAACGAAACTAAAGATCAAGCTGTAAAGGAACACCAAAAGGGCAATCTCAATACTTCGAATTCTAAACTTAAAGAGGAAGTGAGACAGATGAAGAAGTATGTGAAGAAGGTTAAAGATTCTTGTGGGAAAACCGGATGCAGTATCTTGTTGGATGAATGGATTGATGAGACTGGAAGAGACTTGGTAAATTTTCTAGTAGACTGCCCAGAAGGCACCATTTATGTTCGCTCATGTGACCTTTCACCATTTGTTGGTGAAATTGCTGCCTTGCGGGAGTTGTTAGAAGAGGTGATTGAGGAGATTGGTGTGCAAAACGTAGTGCAAATCATCGCATCCTCTACAGCAACCCGGATGTGGCCTGCAATTAGGCAGATTGTCTCATGCCATAGAAACATCTATTGGGCGTTGGACGCCTCTCGCTACATTGGTGTTATTTTAGGGAGGATAGGAATGATGAATCCCTTTAGAGAAATATTTAGCAACGCCAAGACACTAACTCAGTTCATTCATGGCGAAGATCAAAATCTTCTCAAACTATTCAAATTTCACTCTCACGGCCATGACTTGATCAAGCCCCACAGGATAAAATCAGTAATGGCTTACCTCACTTTGGGAAATATCATATCCCAAAAACAAAACTTGCAGGAAATGGTCGCCTCTTCTAACTGGGGAAACTCCCTCTGGGCTTCAACAATTCATGGGAAGATGATTGTGAACCAAATAATTAACAACCTCTCTTTCTGGAAAGGAGCCAAAGTGCTTTTAGCAGCAACTGCACCACTTATTCGTGCAGTTTGTCCCATCAATGGCAAATCATTTTTAACAGTTGGCTACATATATCAAAGCCTTATGCAAGCGAAGGAAGAAACAAAAGTTCAAATGGGAAATAAGGCTTCCTGTTATATGCCATTCTGGAGTATAATTGATGAGACATGGGATATATATCTCCACAGACCTTTATATAGCGCAGGCTATTATTTAAACCCTTGTATCTTTTACACCAAAAATTTCTACAGTGATTGTGAGGTTGAACTTGGCCttgaaaattgtattaaaaGCATGGTGGAAGAGACAGAAAATCGAGCTTTAATATCAACACAACTCCAGGAATACGAGCAAGCCAGAGGCGGGTTTAAAGATGGAAGTAGCGCTGAAGCAATAAAAGATATTTCTCCAG TTGAATGGTGGGCGAAATATGGAGAAAAATGTCCAGAGTTGCGGAAGTTCGCCATTCGGGTGTTAAGCCAAACTTGTGATGGAGCTGCAAGATTCGGTCTGACGAGGAGTCTGGCCGAGAAACTGTTGACAGGAGGAAGGAATTCCAGCGACCAAGGGCGCTTGAAGGACATAACTTTTGTTAACTACAATCTGCAACTTCAAAACTACTCAAAAGTGGTGGGTGGAAATGCCACTGCTGGTAATAGTGTAGCTGAAGAGATCAAATATTATTGA
- the LOC123224780 gene encoding myb family transcription factor PHL6-like gives MNHHSFISASQTESNKGVKQSSCALTPVQKFLSVESGGQSLSTGDCSSPHPSPFIQKQSLSSPNHIQSPTSQSSKYCFSPGLKSPGTPGSHLQHLKSSFSRASAFCTSLYLSSSSSSETHRQLGNLPFLPPPPSYNQSVSAVDSTKSPLLFSEDIANPYAYEEEHSESLMKDFFNLSGDISDGSFHGVTYADDSLALNDHLELQFLSDELDIAITDQGENPRLDEIYETPQSSSKPSSGLACNQSCVPSAPPVVVLSSHSSPGPAAAHKSRMRWTPELHECFVAAVDKLDGAEKATPKGVLKLMNVEGLTIYHVKSHLQKYRLAKYMPEKKEEKKTCSSEENRATLSSNDCDGRKKGSIQITEALRMQMEVQKQLHEQLEVQRALQLRIEEHARYLQKILEEQQKAGSVLVPPQSLSSITNPIKDSEVQPSSPSVSGLPDQPDESKTDLSSALPSKHKATDSSESKPDAKRICLEDEPESALDDEKVENPVL, from the exons ATGAACCATCATAGTTTCATTTCTGCCAGTCAAACTGAATCTAACAAGGGAGTCAAACAGTCCTCTTGTGCCTTGACCCCGGTTCAAAAGTTTTTGAGTGTTGAATCAGGAGGGCAAAGTCTATCTACTGGTGATTGTTCCTCTCCACATCCATCACCTTTTATACAAAAACAATCTCTTAGTTCTCCTAATCATATTCAATCACCTACGTCCCAATCCTCCAAGTATTGCTTCTCACCTGGACTGAAAAGCCCCGGGACTCCTGGTTCTCATCTTCAACATTTAAAGAGCTCATTTTCACGGGCTTCTGCTTTTTGTACCAGTTTATACCTATCATCTTCATCAAGTTCTGAAACCCATCGACAACTTGGGAATTTACCATTTCTTCCACCTCCTCCCTCATACAATCAATCTGTTTCTGCAGTTGACTCAACAAAATCTCCATTGCTATTTAGTGAGGATATAGCGAACCCATATGCATATGAGGAAGAGCACTCAGAATCTCTTATGAAAGATTTCTTTAATTTGTCTGGTGATATTTCAGATGGTAGCTTTCATGGAGTAACTTATGCAGATGACAGTTTAGCTCTGAATGATCATTTGGAGCTTCAGTTTTTGTCTGATGAACTTGACATAGCTATAACTGACCAAGGAGAAAATCCCAGACTTGAT GAAATATATGAAACACCTCAGTCTTCATCAAAACCTTCCTCTGGACTTGCATGTAATCAGAGCTGTGTCCCTTCAGCACCACCTGTTGTTGTGCTTTCAAGTCACTCCTCTCCTGGTCCAGCTGCTGCACATAAGTCAAGAATGAGATGGACCCCTGAGCTCCATGAGTGTTTTGTGGCAGCTGTTGACAAACTTGATGGAGCTGAAA AGGCTACTCCCAAAGGTGTGTTGAAGCTCATGAATGTAGAAGGTTTGACCATCTATCATGTGAAAAGCCACTTACAG AAATACCGACTTGCTAAGTATATGCCCGAGAAAAAGGAAG AAAAGAAGACTTGTAGCTCTGAAGAAAATAGAGCAACTTTAAGCAGCAATGATTGTGATGGACGGAAGAAAGG AAGCATACAAATCACTGAGGCCTTGCGCATGCAAATGGAAGTTCAGAAACAGCTGCATGAACAGCTTGAG GTACAAAGGGCTCTTCAATTGCGCATAGAGGAACATGCAAGGTACTTACAGAAGATCTTGGAGGAACAGCAGAAAGCCGGCAGTGTGCTGGTTCCTCCTCAAAGTTTGTCATCAATTACCAATCCAATCAAAGATTCTGAGGTGCAGCCTTCTTCTCCATCAGTTAGTGGCTTGCCTGACCAGCCAGATGAGTCTAAAACAGACTTGTCATCAGCTCTACCATCAAAGCATAAAGCTACGGACAGTAGTGAATCAAAGCCAGATGCCAAAAGGATTTGTCTCGAAGACGAGCCAGAATCAGCTTTAGATGATGAAAAGGTTGAAAATCCTGTGCTGTGA